From a single Tachypleus tridentatus isolate NWPU-2018 chromosome 6, ASM421037v1, whole genome shotgun sequence genomic region:
- the LOC143252648 gene encoding uncharacterized protein LOC143252648, whose translation MKFAIPSMWCEPTDHSSNFYFCMVGPSKRWACKNASAIMYPDLPSSIAPVPYCPKHPVLTLPERKQSSSEEEVDVEDPDYNFRGAAGERNPYYPNQKDLDTLIRDLGLAKSNAKTIHIWELIRENDLHYSRKSRETTHF comes from the coding sequence atgaagttcgctattccaagtaTGTGGTGTgagcccactgaccactcaagcaatttctacttctgcatggtgggcccttccaaacgttgggcttgcaagaatgcatctgctatcatgtatccggaccttccatcatccatcgccccagtgccataCTGCCCTAAGCACCCTGTActcactctgccagagagaaagcagtcatcctcagaagaggaggtagatgttgaagatccagattacaatttcagaggtgcagctggtgagagaaacccatactaccccaaccaaaaaGACCTCGATActttgatcagagatcttggtctagcAAAGTCGAATGCCAAGACTATacatatttgggagctgatacgtgaaaatgatttacattacagtcgcaaatctcgagaaacaactcacttctaa